ACCTTTTTAACGGCTTTAGAGTAGATGTTCTTTAATGATGTTGTATAAACTGCATCGGCCAACACTGCACCAAAAGctgataaaattgatcttgagaaattgataaaagtAGTTGTCATAATCATTCCTGATGGAGTCTTTGGTGCCTTGATTTGAGCTGATAAAAACGATGGTTGCATTTGTAAACCAGCCAGCACCCCAAGTATAATTAACAATCCAACTTGTTGGGAAAAATTCGAGTCAACTTCCAATAATGTAATCAATCCACAACCTATTGGTCCTAAAATTCCTGAAATCACATTATATGGCTTAACAAATTTGAACTTTTGCACTAATAAACCGGAGAGCATCGACGAAAGTACAACCGCTATGATTGTTGGTAACAAATGAAGACCTGCACTGAGGGGAGATGCATCTTTGACAACTTGAAAATAGATTGCCCCGTAAATCATGAACATAATAAATGCAGAAAATATACCAGAGATTGCAAGTGTGGAAGCAATAATTTGTGGGACCTTGACAATTTCGGTACTAATCACTTGGTTCTTTGAAAACCCAAAATTCCATACAACAAATGCAATGAGTAAAACTGGGcccaaaacaaaacaagaaataacTGCAGCAGAATCCCAAGGGAAATCAGATGTACCAAATGTTATagccaataataatatgacAGAGCCAGCAATCAACAAGAATGTACCGAAATAATCAAActgtttcaattgttgttttacATTCACTTTTGGTCTTGGTGGACGGAATGCGTACAAAAATACCAAAGTTGCAAACCCACCAATTGGTAAATTGATGTAAAAAGCCCATCTCCAAGTCACTTTAGATGTAAAGGCACCGCCAATAAGTGGACCTACCACAGAAGCAACAGCAAATGTAATAGAAAAAATACTCAATGCCAATGGACGTCTGGTGATTGGGACAACTTCAGACCCAATAACAAAAACCAGACTATTGATACCCGAACCTCCAATACCAGCTAATACTCTTCCTCC
This genomic stretch from Candida albicans SC5314 chromosome 1, complete sequence harbors:
- a CDS encoding basic amino acid transporter (Putative transporter; slightly similar to the Sit1p siderophore transporter; Gcn4p-regulated; fungal-specific; induced by Mnl1p under weak acid stress); protein product: MSGKKKENSFSNPDNAELQANAPSTPQNDSDSSVIVQPNIHNDIENQPTAEQKGFKESDAGDGTKKEDHYLHGVQLILCFLSLFLCLFLFALDQTIVVTILTTVGTKFDAFSKVGWLSSGFLLTMAVFIQFFGKLSIIIGRKWAMVIAIILFEAGSLMCALANDMNVLIGGRVLAGIGGSGINSSVFVIGSEVVPITRRPLALSIFSITFAVASVVGPLIGGAFTSKVTWRWAFYINLPIGGFATLVFLYAFRPPRPKVNVKQQLKQFDYFGTFLLIAGSVILLLAITFGTSDFPWDSAAVISCFVLGPVLLIAFVVWNFGFSKNQVISTEIVKVPQIIASTLAISGIFSAFIMFMIYGAIYFQVVKDASPLSAGLHLLPTIIAVVLSSMLSGLLVQKFKFVKPYNVISGILGPIGCGLITLLEVDSNFSQQVGLLIILGVSAGLQMQPSFLSAQIKAPKTPSGMIMTTTFINFSRSILSAFGAVLADAVYTTSLKNIYSKAVKKVTNPVILQDLQKFSLSQLTSSTALLKTLHPETEHFVKTQIMNAIRNVFYMAIGFSAITFFAAFFVTNERLPKNVEKPEEQSNEKETKESDSSASDVSQPKETEEDEVRNEEPERI